A stretch of the Bradyrhizobium arachidis genome encodes the following:
- a CDS encoding formylglycine-generating enzyme family protein, with the protein MLWADVDRCEWRPDAAGAGEMVFIPGGTFLMGSDRHYPEEAPSHPVALDGFWIDRTPVTNRQFKEFVNTTGYVTTAQIVSEDLSGTSTGALYAGSLVFAPLPLVTDLGDERQWWRLMRAANWRHPCGPGSNIRDLDDHPVVHVAYRDAAAYAAWAGKDLPSEAEWEYAARGGLDGEEYAWGNTLTPGGRHMANIWQGDFPAHNLREDGYERTSPVTAFPPNGYGVYDMIGNVWEWTSDWWSAHSTSGSHGPWQVSRSPRGGSEADSQDPGASQGGSPRKVLKGGSHLCAPNHCRRYRPAARRPEQVDSSASDIGFRCVVRLHPDTRSR; encoded by the coding sequence ATGTTGTGGGCTGACGTGGATCGTTGCGAGTGGCGGCCGGACGCGGCCGGGGCCGGTGAGATGGTCTTTATCCCCGGCGGCACCTTCTTGATGGGCTCCGATCGTCACTATCCCGAGGAAGCGCCCAGCCATCCGGTCGCACTCGACGGCTTCTGGATCGACCGCACGCCGGTGACCAACCGGCAGTTCAAGGAATTCGTCAACACGACCGGTTATGTGACGACGGCGCAGATCGTGTCGGAGGATCTCTCCGGAACGTCCACGGGCGCGCTCTATGCAGGTTCGCTGGTGTTTGCGCCGCTGCCGCTTGTTACCGATTTGGGCGACGAGCGTCAGTGGTGGAGGCTGATGCGCGCCGCCAATTGGCGGCATCCTTGCGGCCCCGGCAGCAACATCAGGGATCTCGACGACCATCCGGTCGTGCACGTCGCCTACCGGGACGCGGCTGCCTACGCGGCATGGGCCGGCAAGGATCTCCCGAGCGAAGCCGAATGGGAGTATGCCGCGCGCGGCGGGCTCGACGGCGAGGAATATGCCTGGGGCAACACCCTGACACCCGGCGGGCGGCACATGGCGAACATCTGGCAGGGTGACTTTCCCGCGCACAATCTCCGCGAGGACGGATACGAACGCACCTCGCCGGTGACGGCGTTTCCGCCGAACGGATACGGCGTCTACGACATGATCGGCAATGTCTGGGAGTGGACCTCGGACTGGTGGTCGGCGCATTCCACGTCCGGTTCGCACGGACCGTGGCAGGTTTCGCGCAGTCCGCGCGGCGGCAGCGAGGCCGACAGCCAGGATCCCGGTGCGTCGCAGGGTGGGAGTCCGCGAAAGGTCTTGAAGGGCGGCTCGCATCTTTGCGCGCCGAACCATTGCCGTCGCTACCGGCCGGCCGCGCGCCGTCCGGAGCAGGTCGATAGCTCTGCAAGCGATATCGGATTCCGCTGCGTGGTTCGCTTGCACCCGGATACGCGGTCTCGATAG
- a CDS encoding 3-(methylthio)propionyl-CoA ligase, with the protein MLGLMMQTPLLLSSILTHAARSFPDVEIISRTLDRPDHVTNYAGLLRRSSQVANALTALGVKQGDRVATLAWNGYRHLELYYGISCIGAVCHTVNPRLFVEQIVYIINHAEDRIVFFDLSFVDLVKTLMPKCPSVEKWIYLGEAADAKTAGAGDFPSYEELLTGRSDLYAWPLLDENTACGLCYTSGTTGNPKGVLYAHRSAVLHSFAAALPDACRISLNDTVAFISPMFHAMSWGMPYCAPAMGSKLVMPGQKVDGESLHRLFEEHGVTFANGVPTVWLGYVQYLQSAGVRPTTLNRVLIGGTACPSSLMEALQDDYGVEVLHVWGMTETSPVATISKALPKHKTQSKSERRDRQLKQGRAVFGVEIGIRDGDNNELPHDGKAFGDLVIRGPWIARSYYKMPESERADGWFFTGDVATIDEEGYMQITDRSKDVIKSGGEWISSIELENLAMAHPEISEAAVIGVKHPKWDERPLVVAVRRKGSKLTPAELLAFYDGKIAKWWMPDDVLFVDELPHGATGKLLKTKLRELYGDHVLPTIEHAKTG; encoded by the coding sequence ATGCTTGGCTTGATGATGCAAACGCCGCTGCTGCTGTCGTCCATCCTGACACATGCGGCACGCTCCTTTCCCGACGTCGAGATTATTTCGCGGACACTCGATCGGCCGGATCATGTCACGAACTACGCCGGCCTGTTGCGCCGCAGCTCGCAGGTCGCGAATGCGCTGACCGCGCTTGGGGTGAAGCAAGGCGATCGCGTCGCGACGCTGGCCTGGAACGGCTACCGGCATCTCGAGCTCTATTACGGCATCTCGTGCATCGGCGCGGTCTGCCACACGGTCAATCCGCGGCTGTTCGTCGAGCAGATCGTCTACATCATCAATCACGCCGAAGACCGCATCGTGTTCTTCGATCTGAGCTTCGTCGACCTCGTCAAGACCTTGATGCCGAAATGCCCCAGTGTCGAAAAGTGGATCTATCTCGGCGAGGCCGCCGACGCGAAGACTGCCGGCGCCGGTGACTTCCCCTCATACGAGGAGCTGCTGACTGGACGATCGGACCTCTATGCTTGGCCGCTGCTCGACGAGAACACCGCCTGCGGCCTCTGCTACACCTCGGGCACGACCGGCAATCCCAAGGGCGTGCTCTACGCCCATCGTAGCGCCGTGCTGCACTCCTTTGCGGCCGCCCTTCCCGATGCGTGCCGAATTTCCCTCAACGACACCGTCGCGTTCATCTCGCCGATGTTCCACGCGATGTCCTGGGGCATGCCCTATTGCGCGCCGGCGATGGGCTCAAAGCTCGTGATGCCCGGACAGAAGGTCGACGGCGAGAGCCTGCACAGGCTGTTCGAGGAGCACGGCGTCACTTTTGCCAACGGCGTGCCGACCGTGTGGCTGGGCTACGTCCAGTATCTGCAAAGCGCGGGTGTGAGGCCGACGACGCTCAATCGCGTCCTGATCGGCGGCACCGCCTGCCCGAGCTCGCTGATGGAAGCGTTGCAGGATGATTACGGCGTGGAAGTGCTGCATGTCTGGGGCATGACCGAGACGAGCCCGGTCGCAACGATCTCGAAGGCGCTGCCCAAGCACAAGACGCAGTCGAAGTCCGAACGGCGCGATCGGCAGCTCAAGCAGGGGCGCGCTGTGTTCGGGGTCGAGATCGGCATTCGCGACGGCGACAACAACGAGCTGCCGCATGACGGCAAGGCGTTTGGCGACCTCGTGATCCGCGGGCCCTGGATCGCGCGGTCCTATTACAAGATGCCGGAAAGCGAACGGGCGGACGGCTGGTTCTTCACCGGCGACGTCGCGACGATCGACGAGGAAGGCTATATGCAGATCACCGATCGCTCCAAGGACGTCATCAAGTCCGGCGGCGAGTGGATCTCCTCGATCGAGCTCGAAAACCTGGCGATGGCGCATCCCGAGATTTCGGAAGCGGCCGTGATTGGTGTCAAGCATCCGAAATGGGACGAGCGCCCGCTGGTGGTCGCCGTGCGGCGCAAGGGCTCAAAACTCACGCCCGCCGAGCTCCTGGCGTTCTACGACGGCAAGATCGCCAAATGGTGGATGCCTGACGACGTGCTGTTCGTCGACGAGCTCCCGCATGGCGCAACCGGCAAGCTGCTGAAGACCAAGCTGCGCGAGCTCTATGGCGACCATGTGCTGCCGACCATCGAGCACGCCAAGACTGGTTGA
- a CDS encoding helix-turn-helix domain-containing protein: protein MGSYLQVDSRRLDGFEGLHQAVHGTHVDVMQLGRGKLRGTLSHVGIGDFSLSIGSFNIGMRTRRIASDEKLIIGMLLRAEDRVAHWSFDMQPSDVLVIPPLLEHDGIFHGASAYAAMRLDLDEVAEVFAGQPSLSDPEYWRSKNHFRADPALGPAAALRLARIVLQLTEHQTALTEPAAEFWRRSIAECMAANVICSLPPDDSGWLPAARRLIGKVEDYLDEAGMRPVHISEICAALHVSRRTLHRAFQEVFGMGPVTFLRHKRLCAIHSILRESRPGTTTVSTVAMQQGFYELGRFSHYYHTMFGEYPSQTLGIPAHELVASLRVAQNA, encoded by the coding sequence ATGGGGTCGTACCTTCAGGTTGATTCGCGCCGGCTCGACGGTTTCGAGGGCCTGCATCAAGCGGTTCACGGCACGCATGTCGATGTGATGCAGCTCGGCCGCGGCAAGCTGCGCGGCACGTTGTCCCATGTCGGCATCGGGGATTTTTCACTCAGCATCGGTTCGTTCAATATCGGGATGCGCACACGGCGCATCGCCAGCGACGAGAAGCTGATCATCGGAATGTTACTGAGGGCGGAGGATCGCGTCGCCCATTGGTCGTTCGACATGCAGCCGTCCGACGTGCTGGTGATACCGCCGCTGCTCGAACATGACGGCATTTTCCATGGCGCGTCCGCCTATGCGGCCATGCGCCTCGATCTCGACGAGGTCGCTGAGGTATTCGCCGGACAGCCGAGCTTGAGCGATCCGGAGTACTGGCGCAGCAAGAACCATTTTCGGGCCGATCCTGCACTCGGGCCGGCCGCGGCGCTCCGCCTCGCCAGAATCGTCCTGCAACTGACCGAGCACCAGACCGCGCTCACGGAGCCTGCCGCCGAGTTCTGGCGGCGGTCGATCGCCGAATGCATGGCCGCCAATGTGATCTGCTCGCTGCCGCCAGACGACAGCGGCTGGCTACCGGCGGCGCGGCGGCTCATCGGCAAGGTCGAGGACTATCTCGACGAGGCCGGCATGCGCCCGGTCCATATTTCGGAGATCTGCGCGGCGTTGCACGTCTCGCGCCGCACGCTGCATCGTGCCTTCCAGGAGGTGTTCGGCATGGGGCCGGTGACGTTCCTGCGTCACAAGCGCCTTTGCGCCATTCACTCGATCCTGCGCGAAAGCCGTCCGGGCACCACGACCGTGTCGACGGTCGCGATGCAGCAGGGCTTCTACGAGCTCGGACGCTTCTCGCATTATTACCACACGATGTTCGGCGAATATCCGTCCCAGACCCTGGGTATTCCGGCGCACGAACTCGTCGCCAGTTTGCGCGTTGCGCAAAACGCTTGA
- the pobA gene encoding 4-hydroxybenzoate 3-monooxygenase: MKVQVCIIGGGPSGLLLSQLLHLKGIDTIVLEKYSRDHVLARIRAGVLEHGFAKLMREAECGERMDREGEIHDGFEIAHDGVLDRVDLHKYSGGNSVLVYGQTEITRDLYEARDRFGGKVVHNAEDVTPHDLKSDKPYVTYRANGETVRVDCDYIVGADGFHGVSRKSIPNDVLREYEKVYPFGWLGVLSRTKPVNPELIYVKHERGFALCSMRSQVLSRYYVQVPLTDKVEDWSDDAFWAELKRRLPEQVAGRLITGPSIEKSIAPLRSFVAEPMSYGRLFLAGDAAHIVPPTGARGLNSAASDIYYLYHAMLAHYQKGDDSGLEGYSAKALARIWKAQRFSWWMTMMLHRFPDRIEYEDRLQQTELSYLFSSEAAQRMLAENYVGLPF; encoded by the coding sequence ATGAAGGTTCAGGTCTGCATCATCGGCGGCGGGCCGTCGGGGCTCTTGCTGTCCCAGCTTCTGCATCTCAAGGGCATCGACACCATCGTGCTGGAGAAGTACAGCCGCGACCACGTGCTGGCCCGGATCCGCGCCGGCGTGCTCGAGCATGGCTTTGCAAAATTGATGCGTGAGGCCGAGTGCGGCGAGCGGATGGACCGCGAGGGCGAGATCCATGACGGTTTTGAGATCGCTCATGACGGCGTGCTCGACCGCGTCGACCTGCACAAATATTCCGGCGGCAACTCGGTGCTGGTCTACGGCCAGACCGAGATCACCCGCGACCTCTACGAGGCGCGCGACCGGTTCGGCGGCAAGGTCGTGCACAATGCCGAGGACGTCACGCCGCACGACCTCAAGTCGGACAAGCCTTACGTGACCTATCGCGCGAACGGCGAGACGGTCCGCGTCGATTGCGACTACATCGTCGGCGCCGACGGTTTTCACGGTGTCAGCCGCAAATCGATCCCAAACGACGTATTGCGCGAATATGAGAAGGTCTATCCGTTCGGCTGGCTGGGCGTGCTGTCGCGCACCAAGCCGGTCAACCCGGAGCTGATCTACGTCAAGCATGAGCGCGGCTTCGCGCTGTGCTCGATGCGCTCGCAGGTCCTGAGCCGCTACTACGTCCAGGTGCCGCTCACCGACAAGGTGGAGGACTGGTCGGACGATGCGTTCTGGGCGGAGTTGAAGCGCCGCCTGCCGGAACAGGTCGCCGGTCGCCTGATCACGGGCCCGTCGATCGAAAAGAGCATCGCGCCGTTGCGCTCCTTCGTCGCAGAACCGATGAGCTACGGCCGGCTGTTCCTCGCCGGCGATGCCGCGCACATCGTGCCGCCGACCGGCGCACGCGGGCTCAATAGCGCGGCCTCCGACATCTACTACCTCTATCATGCGATGTTGGCGCATTATCAGAAGGGCGACGATTCCGGCCTCGAGGGCTATTCCGCCAAGGCGCTGGCGCGGATCTGGAAGGCGCAGCGCTTCTCCTGGTGGATGACCATGATGCTGCACCGTTTCCCCGACCGGATCGAATACGAGGACAGGCTGCAGCAGACGGAACTGTCCTATCTGTTCTCCTCCGAGGCCGCGCAGCGCATGCTGGCGGAGAACTATGTGGGGTTGCCGTTCTGA
- a CDS encoding helix-turn-helix domain-containing protein: MEGSAFVLYNSNMGTLPSKSSIQVFNLFGESGDLPDVVHCETIASRSILHDWTLAVHRHARLHQVLLVERGGGEATLDGRIHTLKPAQIVNVPIGHVHGFRFIPGTQGWVLTIAAEILDEVLLASEGLRAMLSRSAVLRGTPQIRTTMKQIFAEHAARNFGRAHLLRALSAAVIGLVARELAGESHGSGAAESDLFRRFEALLEAHHLQRWSVADYANALSVTPTHLNRITRAATGDTASHLILNRLIREARRNLVYTNLPVSTIAYALGFEDPAYFSRVYASATGLSPSAFRTQIHGGE; the protein is encoded by the coding sequence ATGGAGGGATCGGCCTTTGTCTTGTACAATTCGAACATGGGAACCTTGCCGTCGAAATCGTCCATCCAGGTCTTCAACCTGTTCGGGGAGTCCGGCGACCTGCCGGACGTGGTGCACTGCGAAACCATTGCTTCCCGCTCGATCCTGCACGACTGGACGCTCGCCGTGCACCGCCACGCCAGGCTGCACCAGGTGCTGCTGGTCGAGCGCGGCGGCGGCGAGGCGACGCTGGACGGGCGGATTCACACCTTGAAGCCGGCGCAGATCGTCAATGTGCCGATCGGCCATGTTCACGGCTTCCGCTTCATTCCGGGCACGCAGGGTTGGGTGCTGACGATCGCCGCCGAAATCCTCGACGAGGTGCTGCTCGCGTCCGAAGGCCTGCGCGCGATGCTGTCGCGATCCGCCGTGCTGCGCGGAACGCCGCAGATCCGCACCACCATGAAACAGATCTTTGCCGAGCACGCCGCGCGGAATTTTGGCCGCGCGCATCTGTTGCGCGCGCTGTCGGCCGCGGTGATCGGGCTCGTAGCACGGGAGCTGGCCGGCGAGAGCCATGGCAGCGGCGCGGCCGAGTCCGACCTGTTCCGCCGGTTCGAGGCGCTGCTGGAAGCGCATCATTTGCAACGCTGGAGCGTCGCTGACTACGCGAACGCGCTGTCGGTTACGCCGACGCATCTCAACCGCATCACGCGCGCAGCGACCGGCGACACCGCCTCACATCTCATCCTCAACCGCCTGATCCGTGAGGCGCGGCGCAACCTCGTCTACACCAACCTGCCGGTGTCGACGATCGCCTACGCGCTCGGTTTTGAGGATCCCGCCTATTTCAGCCGCGTCTATGCATCGGCGACAGGCCTGTCCCCCAGCGCGTTTCGCACTCAGATCCACGGCGGCGAGTAA
- a CDS encoding adenylate/guanylate cyclase domain-containing protein yields MRRIGRRDIVAAALIAVLAGAAFTSPPLAILRGLSLDVLTALRGKLVGDIRDPAASPVVVLAIDQESYETPPFKDSPTITWTRELARVLNAVMDGGARVIGFDVIFKSSIEQSEIPFGDAPLGTRMKGFDRDYLRVLRQGADAGKLVLGDIQNDNPERPFPGQLLAARPQNIRALNVHTDPDHVIRRMPLAFAIGGKPVPLMALELASRGLGATAEFLPDGATRLAGYTIPSAEPNTLTLNFRGAGRDIPVFSFADLHGCVEKGDGEFFRRAFGGKVVIIGSVLNFDDRKLTSMRLGGGHDGTPAPRCARKALAQSVRAARSDVAGVFVHATAVRNLMEGDAVSELGFPWRSIIAILVAGMIAFAACLLAPTGTVIAWLAVTAVYSACAVALFVRAIALPLTEPALAGLAAGALMIGYRFVIADREERFLRKSFAFYLAPQVIDTMVASGKMPALGGEMRNVTVFFSDVAGFSSIAEKMTPTELVALMNDYLSEMTDIIESHGGYVDKYVGDSIVAVFGAPVDDPDHASHAVRAALQCRDRLDELNRSHPAFQGRGLAHRIGLNSGEAVVGNIGSRRRFNYTVMSDTVNVASRLEGANKYYGTSIMASEMTVAQTGATIAWRELDTVRVQGRDEPIRIYEPLAEGYQETREQGLAAANYDKGLACWRAREFTQAAECFGRDASYDPPSRLFAKRASELAAKPPPADWTPVNTLEGK; encoded by the coding sequence ATGCGGCGGATTGGCAGGCGGGACATCGTTGCGGCGGCCCTGATCGCGGTGCTTGCCGGCGCGGCCTTCACCTCGCCTCCGCTCGCGATCCTCCGCGGCCTCTCGCTCGACGTGCTGACGGCGCTGCGCGGAAAGCTGGTCGGCGATATCAGAGATCCCGCGGCCTCGCCTGTGGTCGTCCTGGCGATCGATCAGGAGAGCTACGAGACCCCGCCTTTCAAGGACTCGCCGACCATCACCTGGACGCGCGAGCTTGCCCGGGTGCTTAACGCCGTCATGGATGGCGGGGCCCGCGTCATCGGCTTCGACGTCATCTTCAAGTCCTCGATCGAGCAATCGGAGATTCCCTTTGGCGATGCGCCGCTGGGCACCCGCATGAAAGGCTTTGACCGGGATTACCTGCGCGTGCTTCGGCAAGGAGCAGATGCCGGCAAGCTCGTGCTGGGCGATATCCAGAACGACAATCCGGAGCGTCCCTTCCCCGGGCAGCTTCTCGCGGCGCGCCCGCAGAACATTCGCGCGCTGAACGTCCATACCGATCCCGACCACGTCATTCGCCGGATGCCGCTGGCCTTCGCCATCGGCGGCAAGCCCGTGCCCCTGATGGCACTCGAGCTCGCCTCCCGCGGATTGGGCGCGACAGCGGAATTTCTACCCGACGGCGCGACCCGGCTTGCCGGCTACACGATCCCGAGCGCCGAGCCGAACACGCTGACCCTCAACTTCCGCGGCGCCGGCCGCGACATCCCGGTGTTCTCCTTCGCCGACCTTCACGGCTGCGTCGAAAAGGGCGATGGCGAATTCTTCCGCCGCGCGTTTGGCGGCAAGGTCGTGATCATCGGCTCGGTGCTGAATTTCGATGACCGCAAGCTGACCTCCATGCGGCTTGGCGGCGGCCATGACGGGACACCGGCCCCGCGATGCGCCAGGAAAGCGTTGGCGCAAAGCGTGCGGGCTGCGCGCAGCGACGTCGCGGGCGTCTTCGTCCACGCCACCGCGGTTCGCAACCTGATGGAGGGCGATGCGGTATCCGAGCTCGGCTTCCCCTGGCGGAGCATCATCGCGATCCTGGTCGCAGGTATGATCGCGTTCGCGGCGTGCCTGCTCGCGCCGACCGGCACGGTCATCGCGTGGCTTGCCGTCACCGCCGTCTATTCGGCCTGTGCCGTCGCCCTGTTCGTTCGCGCGATTGCGCTGCCGCTGACCGAGCCCGCGCTCGCCGGCCTTGCCGCGGGGGCCCTGATGATCGGTTATCGCTTCGTCATTGCCGACCGCGAGGAGCGCTTCCTGCGCAAGAGCTTTGCCTTCTACCTCGCACCGCAGGTCATCGACACCATGGTAGCGTCGGGCAAGATGCCGGCGCTCGGCGGCGAGATGCGCAACGTCACGGTGTTCTTCTCAGACGTCGCGGGCTTTTCCTCGATTGCCGAAAAGATGACGCCCACCGAGCTGGTGGCGCTGATGAACGACTATCTCTCCGAGATGACCGACATCATCGAGAGCCATGGCGGCTATGTCGACAAATATGTCGGCGATTCCATCGTGGCGGTGTTCGGCGCGCCGGTGGACGATCCCGATCACGCCAGCCACGCCGTGCGCGCTGCGCTCCAATGCCGCGACCGCCTCGACGAGCTCAACCGCAGCCACCCCGCATTCCAGGGCCGGGGACTTGCCCATCGCATCGGGCTCAATTCGGGCGAGGCCGTGGTCGGCAATATCGGCTCGCGCCGCCGCTTCAACTACACCGTGATGAGCGACACCGTGAACGTTGCCTCGCGGCTGGAGGGCGCGAACAAATACTACGGCACGTCGATCATGGCCTCCGAGATGACGGTGGCGCAGACCGGCGCGACGATTGCATGGCGCGAGCTTGATACCGTCAGGGTCCAAGGGCGCGACGAGCCAATTCGAATTTATGAGCCCCTCGCCGAAGGCTATCAGGAAACTCGGGAACAGGGCTTGGCCGCAGCAAACTACGACAAGGGACTCGCATGTTGGCGAGCACGCGAATTCACCCAGGCCGCCGAATGCTTCGGCCGCGACGCGAGTTACGATCCGCCGTCCAGGCTATTTGCCAAGCGCGCCAGCGAGTTGGCGGCCAAACCGCCGCCTGCGGACTGGACGCCCGTCAACACTCTCGAGGGCAAGTAG
- the pncB gene encoding nicotinate phosphoribosyltransferase, with product MTVTDIASRTYNHSWRLDPIVRSLLDTDFYKLLMLQMIREFYPDQKVTFSVINRSRHVRLAEIIDEGELRAQLDHARTIRFTKKELIWLAGNTFYGKTHMFSADFIRWLAEFRLPEYELRKVDGQYELHFHGPWTHTTMWEIPALAILNELRSRAAMKGRGRFELDVLYARAKAKLWTKVERLRQLENLRLSDFGTRRRHGFLWQRWCVEAVKEGLGPSFIGTSNVLLAMDNDLEAIGTNAHELPMVAAALAKDDEELRWAPYRILDQWRQTYGGNLLIALPDAFGTKAFLRDAPEWVADWTGFRPDSAPPIQAGEEIIAWWEKKGRNPKDKLLVFSDAMDVGSIEDTYHHFAGRVRLSFGWGTNLTNDFVGCPPDASINLDPISLVCKVSSVDGTPAVKLSDNPEKATGMASEIERYLRVFGDAGRVRQAVLV from the coding sequence ATGACCGTGACCGATATTGCAAGCCGAACCTACAATCACAGCTGGCGGCTGGACCCGATCGTCCGCAGCCTGCTCGATACTGATTTCTACAAGCTGTTGATGTTACAGATGATTCGGGAGTTCTACCCGGATCAGAAGGTGACATTTTCGGTCATCAACCGCTCCCGCCATGTGCGGCTCGCCGAGATCATCGACGAGGGCGAGCTGCGCGCCCAGCTCGACCATGCCCGCACCATCCGCTTCACCAAGAAAGAGCTGATCTGGCTTGCCGGTAATACCTTCTACGGCAAGACCCACATGTTCTCTGCCGACTTCATCCGCTGGCTCGCCGAATTCCGCCTGCCCGAATACGAGCTGCGCAAGGTCGACGGCCAGTACGAGCTGCATTTCCATGGTCCCTGGACCCACACCACGATGTGGGAGATCCCGGCGCTCGCGATCCTGAACGAGCTGCGCTCGCGCGCGGCGATGAAGGGCCGCGGCCGGTTCGAGCTCGACGTGCTCTACGCCCGCGCCAAGGCAAAGCTCTGGACCAAGGTCGAGCGTCTTCGCCAGCTCGAGAATTTGCGCCTGTCGGACTTCGGCACCCGCCGCCGGCACGGCTTCCTCTGGCAGCGCTGGTGCGTCGAGGCGGTGAAGGAAGGCCTGGGCCCGTCCTTCATCGGCACATCGAACGTGCTGCTCGCGATGGACAACGACCTCGAAGCGATCGGCACCAACGCGCATGAGCTGCCGATGGTGGCGGCCGCACTGGCCAAGGATGACGAGGAGTTGCGCTGGGCGCCCTATCGCATCCTCGACCAATGGCGCCAGACCTATGGCGGCAACCTGCTGATCGCGCTGCCCGATGCCTTCGGCACAAAAGCCTTCCTGCGCGACGCGCCGGAATGGGTCGCCGACTGGACCGGCTTCCGCCCCGACAGCGCGCCGCCGATCCAGGCCGGCGAAGAGATCATCGCGTGGTGGGAGAAGAAGGGCCGCAACCCCAAGGACAAGCTGCTCGTGTTCTCCGACGCGATGGATGTCGGCTCGATCGAGGACACCTATCACCACTTCGCCGGCCGCGTGCGCCTCTCCTTCGGCTGGGGCACCAACCTCACCAATGATTTCGTCGGCTGCCCGCCGGACGCATCGATCAACCTCGATCCGATCTCGCTCGTCTGCAAGGTATCGTCTGTCGACGGCACGCCCGCGGTGAAGCTGTCGGACAATCCGGAGAAGGCAACCGGCATGGCCTCGGAGATCGAGCGGTATCTGCGGGTGTTCGGCGATGCCGGCCGGGTGCGGCAAGCAGTGCTGGTGTAG
- a CDS encoding transglutaminase family protein, whose protein sequence is MAILGEIRHITTYRYANPVSFGPHRAMFLPWRGSAARLLSWSARTNLASKIHWISDSRSNSVTVIELGEPGAELTFTFKVRGVYFGIKKLEAFRLEPRAEEVPVQYTPDEWTDLAGYLRPHDDDHDASVAAWSKSFVAGDQDRATDVLDRMLAGFRRDFTYRTRDAEGTQSPAETLRTRSGTCRDYAWLMIEALRRLGFACRFVSGYLYDAALDGGAVGMIGSGATHAWLQVYLPGAGWRDYDPTNSISAGYDLIPVAYARHPAQAIPLTGSWFGEAKDYLGMSVSIAVRKIGEFEDPSEG, encoded by the coding sequence ATGGCGATACTCGGCGAGATCAGGCACATCACGACGTATCGGTATGCGAATCCGGTCAGCTTCGGACCGCACCGGGCGATGTTTCTGCCCTGGCGCGGCTCGGCGGCCCGACTCCTCAGTTGGTCCGCACGGACCAACCTCGCCTCGAAGATCCACTGGATCAGCGATTCCCGCTCCAACAGCGTCACGGTGATCGAGCTCGGCGAACCGGGCGCAGAGCTGACCTTCACCTTCAAGGTCCGCGGCGTCTATTTCGGCATCAAGAAGCTTGAGGCGTTTCGCCTGGAGCCGCGCGCCGAGGAAGTGCCGGTGCAGTATACGCCGGACGAGTGGACCGATCTCGCAGGCTATCTCCGCCCGCATGACGACGATCACGACGCCAGCGTCGCGGCGTGGAGCAAGAGTTTCGTCGCCGGCGACCAGGATCGCGCCACCGACGTGCTGGACCGGATGCTGGCGGGTTTCCGGCGCGACTTCACCTATCGCACACGCGACGCGGAAGGAACGCAGTCGCCGGCGGAGACGTTGCGCACCAGATCCGGTACATGCCGCGACTATGCCTGGCTGATGATCGAGGCGTTGCGACGGCTCGGCTTCGCCTGCCGGTTCGTCAGCGGCTACCTGTACGACGCGGCGCTGGATGGCGGCGCGGTGGGCATGATCGGGTCGGGCGCGACCCACGCCTGGCTCCAGGTGTATCTCCCCGGCGCCGGCTGGCGGGACTACGACCCAACCAACAGCATCAGTGCCGGCTATGACCTGATCCCGGTGGCCTACGCCCGCCATCCCGCCCAGGCGATTCCGCTGACCGGCTCCTGGTTCGGCGAAGCCAAGGACTATCTCGGCATGTCGGTCAGCATCGCGGTCCGCAAGATCGGCGAATTTGAAGATCCATCCGAGGGTTAG